From one Eleginops maclovinus isolate JMC-PN-2008 ecotype Puerto Natales chromosome 7, JC_Emac_rtc_rv5, whole genome shotgun sequence genomic stretch:
- the creg2 gene encoding protein CREG2: MRVSYFPLLVLASVLCLSNSYTLRSSVSWVVSSNDVVEDADLSEEEVAPALLVDGAGLWKQAYPASNVLGEIVESPRELAKPETDNVAQLSSSRLFSYRLEKVKAGSSSGPPPHQETARTARYIAHNSDWGHLATISTQEKIKGLPFGNIFSVSDGPGDNSTGVVYFYVTPMDNTVSDLRMNPYASLTFSEAEGEFCRQMVYDPEDPRCARLTLTGKMVEVAPEELVFAKEAMFSRHPVMAKWPVGHNWFFMKLELMQVWLQDWIGGISLIPLEDYFKATPF; encoded by the exons ATGAGGGTCTCTTACTTTCCCCTGTTGGTGTTAGCCAGCGTCCTGTGTTTGAGTAACAGCTACACCCTGCGGAGCTCCGTGTCCTGGGTCGTCTCCTCAAACGACGTGGTGGAGGACGCAGACCTGTCGGAGGAGGAGGTCGCCCCGGCGCTGCTGGTGGACGGAGCCGGGCTGTGGAAGCAGGCTTACCCGGCCTCTAACGTCCTCGGAGAAATCGTGGAGAGCCCCCGAGAGCTGGCCAAGCCGGAGACCGATAATGTGGCGCAGCTCTCCTCCTCTCGGCTCTTCTCATACCGGCTGGAGAAGGTAAAGGCCGGCAGCAGCAGTGGGCCTCCCCCGCACCAGGAGACAGCGAGGACGGCCAGATATATAGCCCACAACAGCGACTGGGGACATCTGGCCACCATTTCTACTCAGGAAAAG ATCAAAGGTCTTCCCTTTGGGAACATCTTCTCAGTGAGTGATGGACCAGGTGACAACAGCACTGGAGTCGTCTATTTCTATGTTACTCCAATGGACAACACTGTGTCAGACCTGAGAATGAACCCCTACGCTTCTCTCACATTCTcagaggctgagggagaatTCTGCAG GCAAATGGTGTATGATCCAGAAGATCCAAGGTGTGCTCGACTCACTCTTACCGGCAAGATGGTGGAGGTCGCACCTGAGGAGCTTGTGTTTGCAAAGGAGGCAATGTTCTCAAG ACATCCTGTCATGGCAAAGTGGCCAGTGGGACACAATTGGTTCTTCATGAAGCTGGAGTTGATGCAGGTCTGGCTGCAGGACTGGATCGGAGGCATATCACTCATTCCCCTGGAGGACTATTTTAAAGCTACACCTTTCTGA
- the cracdla gene encoding acrosomal protein KIAA1210, producing MEYFSGQTEESTEDNSGHKKSKLRSLKTRLFGKSKREGGEAEAKLSQSSSDITAGQGLGSDEDLACSQGIMGFRALSHDSIFLADEDLTAAEPARVLSQENVHSKIKALQLKLQQQKMHLGPPPLVLPVRRPEDVGSRSEDERFPHSPSEASGTPSKTTSQPSSRPLSPIPKPAPTKFVPLSPSLPLPISVSPNSSSSVVETPLDFSSPAQFTPCLDTSAARHRMSIKPRNQRASTKKIPPANDSGPQLHSLNNINHPESVREEPQQLITEAEVALEKIVDVIPFTSQLLPKKPPEVAPVALEAASISSSLPFSPKELPGKLPFVPSQVLRVKPNRSADVKPSERPHSSFIQSERKDSREDLDIQLLYHDKRNMFISDQHPTPSSAVPQQLLGESEITREIQRPPPGSGSFPFKGESEITTGIKRPPPGSGSFHFSITSAKNRSGERPRSGSFVENTEARQKTVRGEEDKLFSSMKEKEELKGAVGRLRQEGGVNKSPVIPWARGDSLKKVESVTPSNKHVTTATGAVKVEEVESSQEVLEEAVEAREVEDDEGKMAFGIKLRSTSLSMKCQSDASSNNAPVCEEVKRPEIRDIRPSDPAPSGITFPLKNNPPSTGNAHMIATEVQTTSSNVKEVETVVPAPQEPQPAPPTASSEVSWMSLAMEKTRSLQQLFTSRFPRDFTGGPTAPGHQAQAETEVQGGTQAQTQTVKTQQSSTPLEAANQPLTEAVKVETEKSGSETQTVKPSVIAAQQKISPVQTNPFKDPQTAKPTSEPLSASQPVVQTRTAQSPLHSSAQTETSFQLTQGSITQSLAQSYLSSVQQQPSWSNRGLNVADQLKSTSVSTSASASPPVAALGRGEKETTVQEKEGPSQSGRRAAWAGAVSEKAANQPSTEAVKVETEKSGSETQTVKPSVIAVQQKISPVQTNPFKDPQTAKPTNEPLSASQPVVQTRTAQSPLHSSAQTETSFQLTQGSITQSLAQSYLSSVQQQPSWSNRGLNAADQLKSTSVSTSASASPPVAALGRGEKETTVQEKEGPSQSGRRAAWPGAVSEKAAFLEKRAEWNNPAGTKGVELKKAQTEVQTSGESPSVKTTPLSKDVKPEGRPGVKLAESSPTQIPDRPREDKWPRKTVVPSSSPSSSPPMPSALQSESGQPSWMELAKRKSMAWSDKSME from the exons ATGGAGTATTTCTCTGGACAAACAGAAGAAAGCACTGAGGATAATTCAG GACATAAAAAGTCCAAACTCAGGTCTCTGAAAACTCGTCTGTTCGGGAAAAGtaagagagaagggggagaggcAGAGGCCAAACTCAGCCAGTCATCCAGTGACATCACCGCGGGACAGGGACTCGGATCTGATGAGGATTTGGC ATGCTCTCAAGGCATCATGGGATTCCGGGCATTGTCCCATGACAGCATCTTCCTGGCTGATGAGGACCTGACAGCCGCTGAGCCAGCCAGGGTCTTATCGCAGGAAAACGTCCACAGCAAGATCAAAGCTCTGCAG ttgaagctgcagcagcagaagatgCATTTGGGACCGCCGCCTCTGGTTCTGCCAGTCAGACGTCCAGAGGATGTGGGAAGCCGCTCCGAGGATGAGCGTTTTCCCCACAGCCCCTCAGAGGCCTCCGGGACTCCCAGCAAG aCCACATCCCAGCCATCCTCTCGTCCGCTCTCCCCAATCCCCAAACCTGCACCGACCAAATTTGTGCCCCTgagtccctccctccctcttcctatTTCTGTCTCCCCCaattcctcttcttctgtggttgaGACCCCGTTAGACTTCAGCTCTCCAGCCCAGTTCACCCCCTGCCTGGATACATCTGCTGCGCGCCACCGGATGTCAATCAAGCCCAGAAACCAGAGAGCCAGCACCAAGAAGATTCCCCCTGCA AATGACTCAGGACCTCAATTACACAGCCTGAACAACATCAACCATCCTGAGTCTGTGAGAGAAGAACCGCAGCAGCTTATTACTGAAGCTGAGGTGGCATTGGAAAAAATAGTGGACGTCATTCCTTTTACATCCCAGCTTCTTCCTAAAAAACCCCCGGAGGTGGCACCAGTTGCATTAGAGGCAGCTTCCATATCATCCAGCCTGCCGTTTTCCCCAAAGGAGCTTCCTGGGAAATTGCCCTTCGTACCCTCCCAGGTACTCAGAGTAAAACCCAATAGATCAGCAGATGTGAAGCCCAGTGAGCGGCCACACTCGTCCTTCATACAGTCAGAGCGGAaggacagcagagaggactTAGACATACAATTACTGTACCACGACAAGAGAAATATGTTTATATCTGACCAGCACCCCACTCCCTCGAGCGCGGTTCCACAGCAGCTCCTAGGCGAGTCAGAAATCACAAGAGAAATACAGAGACCCCCCCCAGGATCTGGCTCCTTCCCCTTCAAAGGCGAGTCAGAAATCACAACAGGAATAAAGAGACCCCCCCCAGGATCTGGCTCCTTCCACTTCTCCATCACCTCTGCCAAAAACCGGTCTGGAGAGAGACCCCGATCAGGCAGTTTTGTCGAAAACACTGAAGCCCGGCAGAAGACAGTCAGGGGAGAAGAGGATAAATTATTTTCAAGCatgaaggaaaaggaagaacTTAAAGGGGCTGTGGGAAGACTTAGACAGGAAGGAGGTGTAAACAAAAGCCCGGTTATTCCATGGGCGAGGGGGGACAGCCTCAAAAAGGTGGAATCAGTGACACCGTCTAATAAACATGTGACCACAGCTACAGGCGCTGTCAAAGTTGAGGAAGTTGAGAGCAGCCAGGAGGTGTTGGAGGAGGCGGTGGAAGCACGAGAGGTGGAGGATGATGAGGGAAAGATGGCGTTTGGAATTAAACTGCGGTCCACATCGCTGTCAATGAAATGTCAGTCTGACGCCTCTTCTAACAATGCACCAGTGTGTGAGGAAGTTAAAAGACCAGAAATAAGAGACATCCGACcatcag ATCCAGCCCCGTCTGGCATCACCTTTCCACTGAAGAACAACCCTCCATCTACGGGAAATGCTCACATGATAGCAACAGAAGTACAAACCACCTCCTCAAATGTAAAAGAAGTTGAAACTGTCGTCCCTGCGCCCCAGGAGCCTCAGCCCGCCCCTCCGACGGCCTCATCTGAGGTTTCCTGGATGAGCTTAGCAATGGAAAAGACCAGGAGCCTCCAGCAGCTTTTTACCAGCAGATTTCCCAGAGATTTCACAGGCGGGCCGACAGCTCCTGGACATCAAGCACAAGCGGAGACAGAGGTGCAGGGTGGAACAcaagcacagacacagactgtaaaaacacaacaaagctcAACACCACTAGAGGCTGCAAATCAGCCTTTAACTGAGGCAGTGAAagtagaaacagagaaaagtggAAGTGAAACACAGACTGTGAAACCATCAGTCATTGCAGCGCAACAGAAGATATCTCCTGTTCAGACAAACCCCTTTAAAGATCCACAAACAGCAAAACCAACCAGTGAACCGCTGTCTGCGTCTCAACCTGTTGTGCAGACCAGGACAGCCCAGTCTCCTTTACACTCCTCTGCACAAACAGAGACATCATTTCAGTTAACTCAGGGGAGCATCACACAGTCTCTCGCACAATCTTACCTTTCCTCCGTTCAGCAGCAACCCTCCTGGAGCAATCGAGGTCTTAACGTCGCCGACCAGCTCAAATCAACCTCAGTTTCTACATCGGCTTCAGCCTCTCCTCCGGTGGCTGCCTTGGGAAGAGGGGAAAAAGAGACCACCGTGCAGGAGAAGGAGGGTCCATCGCAGTCAGGAAGACGGGCAGCCTGGGCCGGGGCAGTAAGCGAGAAGGCTGCAAATCAGCCTTCAACTGAGGCAGTGAAagtagaaacagagaaaagtggAAGTGAAACACAGACTGTTAAACCATCAGTCATTGCAGTGCAACAGAAGATATCTCCTGTTCAGACAAACCCCTTTAAAGATCCACAAACAGCAAAACCAACCAATGAACCGCTGTCTGCGTCTCAACCTGTTGTGCAGACCAGGACAGCCCAGTCTCCTTTACACTCCTCTGCACAAACAGAGACATCATTTCAGTTAACTCAGGGGAGCATCACACAGTCTCTCGCACAATCTTACCTTTCCTCCGTTCAGCAGCAACCCTCCTGGAGCAATCGAGGTCTTAACGCCGCCGACCAGCTCAAATCAACCTCAGTTTCTACATCGGCTTCAGCCTCTCCTCCGGTGGCTGCCTTGGGAAGAGGGGAAAAAGAGACCACCGTGCAGGAGAAGGAGGGTCCATCGCAGTCAGGAAGACGGGCAGCTTGGCCCGGGGCAGTAAGCGAGAAGGCTGCATTTTTGGAGAAGCGGGCAGAGTGGAACAATCCAGCTGGAACCAAGGGG GTGGAATTGAAGAAAGCTCAAACAGAGGTGCAGACATCAGGTGAATCCCCATCAGTGAAAACCACGCCTCTAAGCAAAGACGTCAAACCAGAGGGAAGACCAGGGGTAAAACTTGCAG AGTCAAGTCCCACACAAATTCCAGACAGACCTCGTGAGGACAAATGGCCACGGAAAACAGTGGTGCCATCTTCATCGCCCTCATCGTCACCTCCTATGCCATCAGCGCTGCAGTCTGAGAGCGGCCAGCCCTCCTGGATGGAGCTGGCCAAAAGAAAATCAATGGCCTGGAGTGACAAGTCCATGGAGTGA